In one window of Saprospiraceae bacterium DNA:
- the lptB gene encoding LPS export ABC transporter ATP-binding protein: protein MKLRTDQLVKIYGQRTVVNGVSIEVNQGEIVGLLGPNGAGKTTSFYMIVGFITPNSGAVYLDDQEITRDAMYLRARKGLGYLPQEPSVFRKLSVEDNIKAILEMRDLSKSEQRDKLEGLLGEFNLNRVRKNSGDSLSGGERRRTEIARALASDPKFILLDEPFAGIDPIAVEDIQNIIDNLKLKNIGILITDHNVHETLSITDRAYLIVDGKILMSGSAEELAANETVRRVYLGQSFVLRKRIHS from the coding sequence ATGAAATTAAGGACGGATCAGCTGGTTAAGATATACGGTCAAAGGACTGTTGTCAATGGGGTTTCCATCGAAGTCAATCAGGGAGAAATCGTGGGTTTACTTGGACCGAATGGTGCGGGAAAAACGACCAGTTTCTACATGATTGTCGGATTTATCACACCCAATTCAGGCGCAGTTTATCTCGATGATCAGGAGATCACCCGCGATGCCATGTACCTACGTGCACGCAAAGGATTGGGTTATCTTCCTCAGGAACCTTCTGTATTCAGGAAACTAAGCGTGGAGGATAATATCAAAGCCATTCTTGAAATGCGGGACCTCAGTAAATCAGAACAGAGAGACAAACTGGAAGGTTTGTTAGGAGAATTTAACCTGAACAGAGTACGTAAAAATTCTGGCGACTCGTTGAGTGGAGGAGAACGCAGAAGGACGGAAATTGCAAGAGCATTGGCATCGGATCCGAAATTTATTTTATTGGATGAGCCCTTTGCAGGAATTGATCCAATTGCTGTTGAAGACATTCAAAATATAATCGACAATCTGAAACTTAAAAATATTGGAATTCTGATTACAGACCACAATGTCCATGAAACGCTCTCCATAACAGACAGGGCCTATCTTATTGTGGATGGTAAAATACTCATGTCCGGATCTGCTGAAGAATTAGCCGCTAATGAAACCGTAAGAAGAGTTTATTTAGGGCAAAGTTTTGTGTTACGCAAAAGAATTCATTCATGA
- a CDS encoding Ig-like domain-containing protein — protein MFWIRIVFSIMVISCWFSCANIQGITGGPDDLAPPQWVISGSSPNLQTNFKGREINFLFDEWFRLDNPVGNIQIAPSTVYPLEVKVSGKKLTVKFDEKENLDSNSTYILQLGTAIRDITKGNIAQNIQYVFSTGNFIDSLSISGNVTDAFSGEIQKQILVCLYLESEDSVFRTRKPYYFSRTNDGGQFELKHLKSGVYTIYALADKNSNNYFDQPTESIGFLDTPIQLQTDAPVTNVLLKLSLQKNTLNHKEKILKPGMTTIVLSRKSEDRIALDTDNDSVIVHSSADSILAWNYTQKDQQFSIQVENYKDTFIVHPFIRPQQDTGFHFKLTNVTIAPDEPLKLKSEFPVREVTEADFIRTDSLHSNFKINKDSTDPRVILIYGNWPVGQQTSITLKAGAIQNCFGQFNLPDTLRVISPPLNSYSSLHLQIDSLITGGRMLFQLLRNNILISETPLQLLPPGGEHTFKYLPPGNYRLRVIHDVNENNQWDGSDLKNKKQAEDVWYFNLPELRADWEVKAKIKI, from the coding sequence ATGTTCTGGATTAGAATAGTGTTTAGTATAATGGTTATCAGTTGTTGGTTTTCCTGTGCCAATATTCAGGGAATAACAGGCGGACCGGACGATCTTGCCCCGCCACAATGGGTTATATCCGGATCCAGTCCTAATCTCCAAACAAATTTTAAAGGCCGCGAAATCAACTTTTTATTTGATGAGTGGTTTCGGCTTGATAATCCTGTTGGGAATATCCAGATTGCCCCATCAACGGTATATCCTCTGGAAGTAAAAGTGAGTGGTAAAAAGCTCACTGTAAAATTTGATGAAAAAGAAAATCTGGATTCCAATTCAACTTACATCCTACAACTTGGTACCGCAATCAGGGATATCACCAAAGGCAATATTGCCCAGAACATCCAATATGTATTTTCCACAGGAAATTTTATTGACTCCTTAAGTATAAGTGGTAACGTGACTGATGCGTTTAGCGGAGAAATTCAAAAACAAATTCTTGTTTGTCTATACCTTGAGTCTGAAGATTCAGTTTTCCGAACACGTAAGCCCTATTATTTCAGCAGGACAAACGATGGCGGTCAATTCGAATTAAAGCATCTCAAATCAGGTGTATACACCATCTACGCTCTTGCTGATAAAAACAGCAACAATTATTTCGATCAGCCGACCGAATCCATAGGCTTTTTGGATACACCTATCCAATTACAAACGGATGCGCCGGTCACAAACGTATTACTTAAGCTGAGTCTGCAAAAAAATACATTGAACCACAAAGAGAAAATCCTCAAACCTGGCATGACCACCATCGTTTTATCGCGCAAATCCGAAGACCGGATCGCATTGGATACGGACAATGACAGTGTAATTGTACATTCGAGCGCAGATAGTATTTTGGCCTGGAATTATACTCAGAAAGACCAGCAATTCAGCATTCAAGTAGAGAATTACAAGGATACCTTTATTGTTCACCCCTTTATCAGACCTCAACAGGATACGGGTTTTCATTTTAAACTAACGAACGTTACTATTGCTCCTGATGAACCCTTAAAATTGAAAAGCGAATTTCCAGTACGTGAAGTTACCGAGGCAGATTTTATTCGCACCGATAGTTTGCATTCAAATTTTAAAATCAACAAAGACTCAACGGACCCCAGAGTAATTTTAATTTATGGCAATTGGCCTGTTGGACAGCAGACTTCCATTACATTGAAAGCCGGGGCAATACAAAATTGTTTTGGTCAATTTAATTTACCAGATACCCTAAGGGTCATCAGTCCCCCTTTAAATTCCTATTCAAGTTTGCATTTGCAAATAGATTCGCTTATAACTGGCGGACGAATGCTTTTCCAGTTACTTCGCAACAACATTTTAATTTCTGAAACCCCTTTGCAATTGCTTCCCCCAGGTGGCGAACATACATTTAAATACCTGCCTCCCGGAAACTACAGGTTAAGAGTGATCCACGATGTCAATGAGAATAACCAATGGGATGGATCGGATCTCAAAAATAAAAAGCAAGCAGAGGACGTATGGTATTTTAATTTGCCTGAACTTCGGGCTGATTGGGAAGTTAAGGCTAAAATAAAAATATAA